One window of Paludibacter propionicigenes WB4 genomic DNA carries:
- a CDS encoding efflux RND transporter permease subunit produces the protein MIKYLLNRPIAVFMVFTAFFILGLVTYMNIPISLLPDIAIPEITVKISGKNTSARELENTVVKPIRLQLLQIGNLRDIHTETQDGNAIVRLKFEYGANTDLAFIEVNEKIDLAMNFIPKTIDRPRVVKASATDIPVFNLNLTLKNEKTLDKTDQTEFINLCEFSENVIKRRIEQLPQVAMVDVTGEIKKQVILVPNHNLLEISGITNNDIESALANNNIDPGSMTVRDGYYEYNIKFSTIVRSVEDIENIFIRKNDKIYRLKDLASVKIVPEKETGMAFYNGKRAVVMQVIKQNNEKISSLKSEIARLTDDFKRKYPNIDFTVSQNQTVLLDYTISNLEQNLYIAFIFVCFVSAIFLKDIRTSIIISLNMVVSLVICFLFFYLFGVSLNMISLTGLVLASGMMIDNSIIVTDNISQYRRKRFSIQNSCIKGTNEVIAPMLTSSFTTTSVFVPLIFLSGMAGALFFDQAFSVSVGLFVSYLSGIIFLPICYKLVYSVKLPENWLKKENERLTRPVKDTIFDKIYDWGTRWTFSHKALTMIVMVCIFPLCSFLFWIIPKEKMPYITQNEMIVKIDWNDNIHLSENKDRVETLIKSLNGALPEHAVYLGQQQFLLNKEKEQTTSEAEIYMKALHVEDIPNLKRNVTNYLAKNYPFAAITIFPVGNIFERIFETGEPDLCVELYPKNGNSPISRDGINKIEQKILKETHKKPTATPFLLQMNLKIDREKLLLYNVSYEEVYNVLKTAFKENEVAVLRSYQQYLPIVLSGEERTVNEIITNTLVKTSSFEQGRFSAIPLSNFLTVTYSEDLKSIIAGKQGEYVPLQFYDTKHPDKIIEKVKSDASVSNNWNIDFSGSFFSNKKMINELIVILLISISLMYFILAAQFENFVLPLIVLLEIPIDITASLGLLIVLGHSLNLMSAIGIVVSAGIIINDSILKVDMMNQLRKTGIPLMDAIHESGRRRLKAILMTTFTSIVCMSPLLFGNDIGSQLETPLALGIIGGMVIGTPVSLFVVPLVYWLIYRKKEVKVKA, from the coding sequence ATGATAAAGTACCTTCTGAACCGACCAATTGCCGTTTTTATGGTTTTTACGGCATTTTTTATTCTGGGTCTGGTGACCTACATGAATATCCCTATTTCATTGTTGCCGGATATTGCCATACCCGAGATAACAGTAAAAATTTCAGGGAAGAACACTTCTGCCCGCGAACTGGAAAATACCGTAGTAAAACCTATCCGTCTTCAGTTATTGCAAATAGGGAATTTACGTGATATTCACACCGAAACTCAGGATGGAAATGCCATTGTACGCCTGAAATTTGAATATGGTGCAAATACCGATTTAGCATTCATTGAGGTCAACGAGAAAATAGACCTTGCTATGAATTTTATACCCAAAACGATTGATCGTCCGCGGGTAGTAAAAGCTAGTGCCACCGACATCCCTGTTTTTAATCTAAACTTAACCCTAAAAAATGAAAAGACACTCGATAAAACGGATCAAACCGAGTTTATTAATCTATGCGAATTTTCAGAAAATGTAATTAAGCGCCGCATAGAACAACTACCGCAAGTTGCCATGGTAGATGTGACCGGAGAGATTAAAAAGCAAGTGATTCTGGTGCCAAATCATAACTTGCTCGAAATTTCAGGTATTACAAACAATGATATTGAATCGGCATTAGCCAATAACAATATTGATCCGGGAAGCATGACCGTTCGGGATGGTTACTACGAATACAATATCAAGTTTTCAACAATAGTACGCTCCGTTGAAGATATTGAAAATATTTTTATTCGAAAAAACGATAAAATCTATCGCCTGAAAGACCTTGCAAGTGTAAAAATAGTTCCTGAGAAAGAAACCGGAATGGCGTTTTATAACGGGAAAAGAGCTGTTGTAATGCAGGTTATAAAACAGAATAACGAAAAAATAAGTAGCCTGAAATCTGAAATAGCAAGACTTACTGATGATTTTAAAAGGAAATATCCCAATATAGATTTTACAGTGTCACAAAACCAAACTGTATTGCTGGATTATACCATTTCGAACTTGGAACAAAACTTATATATTGCTTTTATTTTTGTCTGTTTTGTTTCTGCCATTTTTCTAAAAGATATTCGCACATCGATTATCATAAGTCTCAACATGGTTGTGTCTCTTGTTATCTGTTTCTTGTTCTTCTATTTATTCGGTGTATCATTGAATATGATCTCTTTAACCGGATTGGTTCTGGCTTCGGGGATGATGATTGACAATTCGATAATAGTTACCGATAACATTAGCCAGTACCGCCGTAAACGCTTTTCAATACAAAACTCTTGTATTAAAGGAACCAATGAAGTTATTGCACCTATGCTAACTTCATCGTTTACTACCACTTCCGTTTTTGTTCCGTTAATTTTTTTAAGTGGAATGGCTGGTGCACTTTTTTTCGATCAGGCATTTTCTGTAAGCGTAGGATTGTTTGTTTCATATCTTTCGGGGATTATTTTCCTTCCGATATGCTACAAGCTGGTTTATTCTGTTAAATTACCTGAAAATTGGCTGAAAAAGGAAAATGAAAGATTAACCAGACCTGTTAAGGATACAATCTTTGATAAAATATATGATTGGGGAACGCGTTGGACCTTTAGTCATAAAGCACTTACAATGATTGTGATGGTATGTATCTTTCCATTATGTTCGTTTCTCTTTTGGATTATTCCGAAAGAAAAAATGCCTTATATCACTCAGAACGAAATGATAGTGAAAATTGATTGGAACGACAACATTCATTTGTCTGAAAATAAGGATAGGGTGGAAACATTAATAAAGAGTCTGAATGGTGCATTGCCCGAACATGCTGTCTATTTAGGGCAACAACAGTTTTTACTGAACAAGGAAAAAGAACAAACCACATCTGAAGCTGAAATATACATGAAAGCACTTCATGTTGAAGATATTCCCAATTTAAAACGAAACGTAACTAATTATTTAGCCAAAAACTATCCTTTTGCTGCTATAACTATATTTCCTGTAGGGAATATATTTGAACGGATTTTTGAAACCGGCGAACCCGATTTATGTGTTGAATTGTATCCCAAAAACGGAAATAGCCCGATATCGCGTGATGGTATTAATAAGATAGAGCAAAAAATACTAAAAGAAACTCACAAAAAGCCAACGGCAACGCCGTTTCTTTTACAAATGAATTTGAAAATAGACAGAGAGAAACTTCTGCTGTACAATGTCTCTTATGAAGAAGTCTATAATGTTCTTAAAACTGCATTTAAAGAAAATGAAGTTGCTGTTTTACGTTCATATCAACAATATTTACCTATTGTACTGAGTGGCGAAGAAAGAACAGTAAATGAAATTATTACGAATACATTGGTAAAAACATCTTCATTCGAACAGGGCAGATTTTCGGCTATCCCGTTGAGCAATTTCTTAACAGTTACCTATTCGGAAGATTTGAAATCAATCATTGCCGGAAAACAAGGTGAATATGTTCCGTTGCAATTTTATGACACGAAACATCCTGATAAAATAATTGAAAAAGTGAAATCGGATGCTTCGGTTAGTAATAATTGGAATATTGACTTTTCAGGTTCATTCTTCTCCAATAAAAAAATGATTAATGAATTAATCGTTATTCTGTTGATATCTATTTCGCTAATGTATTTTATTCTGGCGGCACAATTTGAGAATTTCGTTTTACCATTAATTGTATTACTTGAGATTCCAATTGATATTACTGCCTCATTGGGGTTACTCATTGTTTTAGGGCATTCGCTTAATTTAATGTCTGCAATCGGGATAGTAGTTAGTGCCGGAATTATTATCAATGATAGTATATTGAAAGTGGATATGATGAATCAACTACGAAAAACCGGGATACCTTTAATGGATGCTATACACGAGTCAGGAAGACGAAGATTGAAAGCTATATTAATGACCACATTTACATCAATCGTTTGTATGTCTCCCCTATTATTTGGTAACGATATTGGCTCCCAGCTAGAAACACCATTGGCTCTTGGTATCATAGGTGGAATGGTAATAGGAACGCCAGTAAGCTTATTTGTAGTTCCATTAGTCTATTGGTTGATATATAGGAAAAAAGAAGTGAAAGTCAAAGCATAA
- a CDS encoding NVEALA domain-containing protein: MKKNFFGALLVVAIAVGAMMNVNLNKTSNKGNLALAEVEALADGERGCNSVGWWNDNGNCVSNGTLYFCAEPLLLLPDDCKY, encoded by the coding sequence ATGAAAAAGAATTTTTTTGGTGCCTTGTTGGTAGTAGCTATCGCTGTAGGTGCAATGATGAATGTGAATTTAAATAAAACTAGTAATAAGGGCAACCTTGCATTGGCGGAAGTGGAAGCATTGGCCGATGGCGAAAGAGGTTGTAATTCAGTTGGTTGGTGGAATGATAACGGAAATTGTGTGTCAAATGGAACACTTTATTTCTGTGCAGAGCCACTATTACTTTTACCGGATGACTGTAAATATTAA
- a CDS encoding DUF4221 family protein translates to MKKIFLKSLLVFTSSLIFICCSARLENNNPIHEHARTDELQLEKNDSIKFPLDSITTVFTTASQYNDDMETYSFLSQNNTICSYSYKDKKLIYKVDLHKINGGTEFLIKNNDTIYVYNGKSHSISLINYHGDIIKTFHVKSDIKSFPSPLTGVAPMLVRGDNIIISGSLYGETINDNENDRKVSYIYNIKSNKTVSTAPYSSLYYSHNWGSGLLRWVYSTESPKENVMLFSFPADHFIYENLIGNNKLKPHYAGSKYFDKIPSYNRSKAVFFNTDEATKYFAESNSYANILYDKYNKVYYRIAELKTKYNGMPGWKKEISIIILNANFQIVGETLIGKVHGTNNYSLFVNKHGLHLQSNKKDENFMFFDIYKLTKKIKKR, encoded by the coding sequence ATGAAAAAAATTTTTTTAAAATCGCTATTAGTTTTTACGTCATCTTTGATATTTATTTGTTGTTCTGCAAGATTAGAAAATAATAACCCGATACATGAACATGCCCGTACTGATGAATTACAGCTTGAAAAAAACGATTCTATAAAATTTCCTCTTGACTCCATTACAACAGTCTTCACAACAGCTTCCCAATACAATGATGATATGGAAACCTATTCATTTTTGAGTCAGAACAATACAATCTGCTCATATAGTTACAAAGATAAAAAACTAATATATAAAGTAGATTTACATAAAATCAACGGAGGAACAGAGTTTTTAATTAAGAATAATGACACAATATATGTTTATAATGGTAAGTCACATTCAATTTCGTTAATCAACTATCATGGAGATATAATAAAAACATTTCATGTAAAATCTGACATCAAATCCTTTCCATCTCCATTAACCGGTGTTGCTCCAATGCTCGTTAGGGGCGATAATATTATAATATCTGGAAGTCTTTATGGTGAAACTATAAATGATAATGAGAACGATAGAAAGGTTAGTTATATATACAATATTAAATCTAACAAAACAGTTTCTACAGCACCTTATTCTTCTTTATATTATTCACATAATTGGGGTTCGGGTCTATTGAGATGGGTTTATTCAACGGAATCCCCAAAGGAAAATGTCATGCTATTTAGTTTCCCTGCCGACCACTTTATTTACGAAAATCTAATTGGCAATAATAAACTGAAACCTCACTATGCAGGAAGTAAATATTTTGATAAAATACCATCTTATAATCGCAGCAAAGCAGTTTTCTTTAACACTGATGAAGCGACAAAATATTTTGCAGAAAGTAATAGCTATGCAAATATCTTGTATGACAAGTATAATAAGGTCTACTATAGGATTGCTGAGCTAAAAACTAAATATAATGGAATGCCAGGTTGGAAGAAAGAAATCTCTATCATTATATTAAATGCAAACTTTCAAATCGTCGGTGAGACTTTAATTGGAAAAGTACATGGGACTAATAATTATTCACTATTTGTCAATAAGCATGGATTGCATTTGCAGTCTAATAAGAAAGATGAAAATTTTATGTTTTTTGATATTTACAAACTAACAAAAAAAATAAAGAAAAGATGA
- a CDS encoding 6-bladed beta-propeller has translation MKFIFICLLIYFSFFFSSCKNNNSEFPIIDLEGSIAVRNFNKMDWDKISKNVESIQLETSDSCLLVSPRIIDVTKSIIVVEDRSIIYIFNAKNGRLEQKIDRKGGGPEEYSSIMDVVVDSNESSLYINDSDKGKIIIYSFKGEFIKSLDINFVGSFNHTANNDFVVSFNPVRNNKNLVGFYDKTWRNIINLFDSKNEKGVLNKGFVFFNPIKTIGDKTYFKDEFSDTLYAIKNHIATPILTISKGKYKIAKTIAADFSKRQERKKYIFGEYGQIVNNYYFLAYYFQNEIISDIWDIKTSKLLYRNIAKNKFEYGFPLNLKSKEIYVWPNYVDEEFIYFFLKNNNFEERNEDLNPIIAKIRKDVFF, from the coding sequence ATGAAATTTATTTTTATATGTTTACTTATTTATTTTTCATTCTTTTTTTCATCTTGTAAGAATAATAATTCAGAGTTTCCAATAATTGATTTAGAGGGTTCAATTGCTGTTAGGAACTTCAATAAAATGGATTGGGATAAGATTTCAAAAAATGTTGAATCCATTCAGCTTGAAACCTCTGACTCATGTTTATTAGTATCTCCTCGTATTATTGATGTTACAAAAAGTATCATTGTTGTTGAAGATCGAAGCATTATATACATATTTAATGCAAAAAACGGACGTTTGGAACAAAAGATCGACAGAAAAGGGGGTGGGCCTGAAGAGTACTCTAGCATAATGGATGTCGTTGTTGATAGTAATGAATCCTCACTTTATATAAATGACTCAGATAAAGGAAAAATTATTATATATTCCTTCAAAGGAGAGTTTATAAAGTCGCTAGATATTAACTTTGTAGGTTCATTTAACCATACTGCAAACAATGATTTTGTAGTTTCTTTCAATCCAGTGAGAAACAACAAGAATCTTGTTGGATTTTACGACAAAACATGGAGAAATATTATTAACCTATTTGATTCAAAAAATGAGAAAGGCGTATTAAACAAAGGTTTTGTTTTTTTTAACCCTATAAAGACAATTGGAGATAAAACATATTTTAAAGATGAGTTCTCAGATACTCTATATGCAATTAAGAATCATATTGCAACTCCTATTTTAACAATATCAAAAGGAAAATACAAAATAGCAAAGACTATTGCAGCTGATTTCTCAAAAAGACAAGAAAGAAAAAAATATATATTTGGAGAGTATGGTCAAATTGTGAATAATTATTATTTCTTGGCATATTACTTTCAAAATGAAATAATTAGCGATATATGGGATATAAAAACATCAAAACTTCTTTATAGAAACATAGCAAAGAATAAATTTGAGTATGGATTTCCGTTAAATTTAAAATCTAAAGAGATTTATGTTTGGCCTAATTATGTTGATGAAGAATTTATATATTTCTTTCTAAAGAATAATAATTTCGAAGAGCGAAATGAAGATTTAAATCCAATTATTGCAAAAATAAGAAAAGATGTTTTTTTTTGA
- a CDS encoding O-antigen ligase family protein, giving the protein MKLNFLSANHRNLIFKSPFGGLRGLSFCLVLSTVFVVDEKLANGVVSAKYFWFYGAMGVTALVSLLVYGLRRTACKFYPVDFLLLLFSGFILVVNYFNSGNIVSTKWILLVQLLLLFFYFRVALQNKTLRFYLTVFFIFTGLLEAVWGLRQLYGFIPSNHALFKLTGSFFNSGPYSGYIALVAPLALYAMLKDVVVFKRKFFIGFLPHYIRFTVSLLAFTGAVLVLPATMSRAAWIAAVVGCSFVVSLYYLQKKQIKNYLILQRKRIFLFLCTGVVLLACGAVGIYQLKKNSADGRALIWKTTLHLIVKQPNGVGLGHFSGAYGKEQAAYFAAGKYSNQEELVAGNPEYAFNEYLQIIAEFGVVAALVLFTAFIALIYIGVKRKAIAETGGLISLLVFASMSYPFNLLPFLIVLVFLMSLILTQRQAVRIKGFTERSVELRWKAVMMVLAVAGMILFAALYQRYPTYNAYKEWNNLKMMGSADAYPEMKTDYEKLYPYLSDQTPFLFEYAQCMNKAGEYAESNWVLEQAIKISCDPMLYNILGKNYQALKNYRLAEQNFLLASHIVPSRIYPYYLLANLYAEGGNTQQALQMAQIVLTKEPKVQSTAINEMREKMRVLIKKKEKEKENQN; this is encoded by the coding sequence TTGTCTGGTTTTATCCACCGTTTTTGTAGTGGACGAAAAGTTGGCGAATGGTGTTGTGTCCGCAAAGTATTTCTGGTTTTATGGGGCAATGGGTGTTACCGCTCTGGTTTCATTGTTGGTGTATGGTTTAAGAAGAACTGCCTGTAAGTTTTATCCGGTTGATTTTTTACTATTATTATTCTCCGGTTTTATATTGGTTGTGAACTATTTCAATTCCGGCAATATAGTTTCTACTAAATGGATACTGCTGGTGCAGCTCTTGTTACTGTTCTTTTATTTTAGAGTCGCACTGCAAAATAAGACCCTGCGTTTTTATCTTACCGTTTTCTTTATCTTTACCGGGTTGTTGGAAGCCGTATGGGGCTTAAGGCAGCTGTATGGGTTTATACCTTCTAACCATGCGTTGTTTAAACTTACCGGCTCGTTTTTTAATTCCGGTCCTTACTCCGGTTATATAGCGTTGGTAGCACCGTTGGCACTTTACGCCATGCTAAAAGATGTAGTGGTTTTCAAGCGTAAGTTCTTTATCGGCTTTTTACCGCATTATATCCGCTTCACTGTTTCCTTGCTGGCTTTTACCGGGGCTGTTTTGGTACTTCCAGCTACCATGAGCCGTGCTGCATGGATAGCAGCAGTGGTCGGTTGTAGTTTTGTGGTATCGTTGTATTATTTACAGAAAAAGCAGATCAAGAATTATTTAATCCTGCAGCGAAAGAGGATATTTCTATTTCTGTGTACTGGAGTTGTATTGTTGGCTTGTGGTGCTGTCGGTATCTATCAGCTAAAAAAGAACTCGGCTGATGGACGTGCCCTGATATGGAAAACCACGCTTCATCTGATTGTGAAACAACCTAATGGTGTAGGATTGGGGCACTTCTCTGGTGCTTATGGTAAGGAGCAGGCTGCTTATTTTGCCGCCGGGAAATACAGCAATCAGGAAGAATTAGTAGCCGGAAATCCCGAGTATGCATTTAATGAATACTTGCAAATCATTGCTGAGTTTGGCGTGGTGGCAGCCTTGGTTTTGTTTACGGCTTTTATCGCTCTTATCTATATCGGTGTCAAGCGTAAAGCAATTGCAGAAACTGGAGGATTGATTTCGTTATTGGTGTTTGCATCCATGTCTTACCCCTTCAATTTACTTCCCTTTCTCATTGTATTGGTCTTTCTAATGTCATTAATACTTACTCAACGGCAAGCAGTAAGAATAAAAGGCTTTACAGAAAGAAGTGTCGAATTGCGTTGGAAAGCAGTGATGATGGTATTGGCGGTTGCCGGAATGATCCTTTTTGCCGCTTTGTATCAACGATACCCAACCTACAATGCCTACAAGGAGTGGAATAACTTGAAAATGATGGGAAGTGCAGATGCTTATCCCGAAATGAAAACCGACTACGAAAAACTTTATCCTTATCTGTCCGATCAAACACCGTTTCTCTTTGAATATGCCCAATGCATGAACAAAGCGGGAGAATATGCTGAAAGCAATTGGGTTTTAGAGCAAGCCATAAAGATCAGTTGCGATCCCATGCTTTATAACATATTGGGAAAGAATTATCAGGCTCTTAAAAACTATCGGCTAGCAGAGCAAAATTTCTTACTTGCATCACATATTGTTCCCAGCCGTATTTATCCTTATTACCTGTTGGCTAATCTGTACGCTGAAGGTGGAAATACCCAACAAGCACTACAAATGGCGCAAATAGTGCTCACAAAAGAACCGAAGGTACAGTCTACTGCTATCAATGAAATGCGTGAGAAGATGCGGGTGTTGATAAAGAAAAAGGAAAAGGAAAAGGAAAATCAGAATTGA
- a CDS encoding efflux RND transporter periplasmic adaptor subunit, with product MKNFTIPLFLIGLLVLGGACSSKPKEAKAEQVKTKLAEEQTQVKAMKLVKTAFAREILANGTVAAVRKADLYFQTNEVVTRIFVKNGDRVLKGQKIASLDLFKLNNALQQASDNWEKSKLELQNVLIGQGYSVKDSTKIPKEVMRIAKTRSNYEQNRIQHELSAYNLKNAVLYAPFNGVVANLLSKEHNQPTSGQPFCTIVDNASPEVIFQVLENELPMISVGDRVVVSPFSVANYNGPGRIVEINPVVDKNGMVRVKATIQASTKLFDGMNVNVRVQKTLPNQLVIPKKALVLRTNRQVVFTLHAGKSMWNYVKTGLENATGFIVTEGLNEGDSVIYDGNINLAHEAPVSVIK from the coding sequence ATGAAAAATTTCACCATTCCTTTATTTTTAATCGGTTTACTGGTGCTTGGAGGAGCTTGCTCCTCCAAACCCAAAGAAGCAAAAGCAGAACAAGTAAAAACAAAGTTAGCCGAAGAGCAAACGCAAGTAAAAGCAATGAAATTAGTAAAAACGGCTTTTGCTCGCGAAATTCTGGCCAACGGAACTGTTGCAGCTGTTCGTAAAGCTGATTTGTATTTTCAGACCAACGAAGTAGTTACACGCATATTTGTAAAAAATGGCGATAGAGTGCTTAAGGGCCAGAAAATAGCTTCGCTCGATTTGTTTAAACTCAACAATGCCTTGCAGCAGGCTAGTGATAATTGGGAGAAAAGTAAACTGGAACTTCAAAATGTATTAATTGGTCAGGGCTATTCGGTTAAAGATTCAACAAAGATACCGAAGGAGGTTATGCGGATAGCCAAAACCCGAAGTAACTATGAGCAGAATCGTATACAGCATGAACTATCGGCCTACAACCTGAAAAATGCAGTCCTTTACGCACCATTTAATGGTGTTGTGGCTAATCTGCTTAGTAAAGAACATAACCAGCCAACCAGCGGTCAGCCATTTTGCACTATAGTAGACAATGCTTCTCCCGAAGTAATTTTTCAGGTGTTGGAAAACGAACTACCCATGATTTCAGTAGGGGATAGAGTAGTAGTTTCACCCTTTTCGGTTGCCAATTATAATGGGCCAGGTAGGATTGTAGAAATAAACCCTGTAGTGGATAAAAACGGAATGGTCAGGGTGAAAGCCACTATACAAGCTTCAACCAAATTATTTGATGGTATGAATGTGAATGTACGGGTACAAAAAACACTCCCGAATCAATTGGTTATTCCCAAAAAAGCGCTGGTACTACGAACAAACCGACAAGTTGTCTTTACGCTTCATGCCGGCAAGTCCATGTGGAATTATGTGAAAACAGGACTGGAGAATGCTACCGGATTTATTGTTACAGAAGGACTGAACGAAGGTGATAGTGTGATTTACGATGGAAATATCAATCTGGCTCATGAAGCTCCGGTATCTGTAATAAAATGA